A window of the Archocentrus centrarchus isolate MPI-CPG fArcCen1 chromosome 9, fArcCen1, whole genome shotgun sequence genome harbors these coding sequences:
- the vps33a gene encoding vacuolar protein sorting-associated protein 33A — protein sequence MICCAANKEEMAAHLSYGRVNLNILREAARKELREFLDKCAGSKAIVWDEYLTGPFGLIAQYSLLKEHEVEKMFTLKSGRLPPADVKNIIFFVRPRLELMDIIADNITSEDRHHSSRDFHILFVPRRSMLCEQRLKEQGVLGSFINIDEYILDLIPYDGDLLSMEYESAFRECYLENDQTSLYHTAKGLMTLQALYGTIPQIYGKGDCARLVANMMLRMKREFAGSQNQILPVFDSLLLLDRNVDLLTPLATQLTYEGLIDEIYGINNGYVKLPPEKFAQKKQGEASKDLPTEPKKLQLNSAEELYAEIRDKNFNAVGAALSKKAKIISAAFEERHNAKTVGEIKQFVSQLPHMQAARSSLANHTSIAELIKDITTSEAFFDNLTVEQEFMTGVDTDKVNTYIEDCIAQKDPLIKILRLVSMQSVCNNGLKHKVLDYYKREILQTYGYEHMLTLNNLEKAGLLKPQTSSRNNYPTIRKTLKLWMEDANEQNPNDISYVYSGYAPLSIRLTQILARPGWRSIEEVLKMLPGPHFEERQQLPSGLHKKRQQGENRTTLVFFLGGVTYAEIAALRFLSQVEDSGMEYVIATTKLINGTTWIKSLMDRPECQAQ from the exons ATGATTTGCTGCGCTGCCAATAAGGAAGAAATGGCCGCTCACTTGTCGTACGGTAGAGTGAATTTAAACATATTGAGAGAAGCAGCACGAAAAGAACTTCGGGAGTTTTTGGACAAATGTGCGGGAAGCAAG GCCATAGTTTGGGATGAATATCTAACGGGACCTTTTGGACTAATAGCTCAGTACTCTCTACTGAAg GAACATGAAGTGGAAAAGATGTTCACCCTCAAGAGTGGGAGGCTTCCCCCTgctgatgtcaaaaatatcatCTTCTTTGTCCGGCCCCGACTGGAGCTTATGGACATTATTGCAGACAATATAACCAG TGAGGATAGGCACCATTCATCCCGAGACTTTCATATCTTGTTCGTGCCCCGGCGGAGCATGCTGTGTGAACAGCGGCTGAAGGAGCAGGGCGTGCTGGGCTCTTTCATCAACATCGATGAGTATATCCTGGACCTGATTCCCTACGATGGGGACCTGCTCTCCATGGAGTATGAAAGTGCTTTCAGG GAGTGCTACCTGGAAAATGACCAAACAAGCCTGTACCACACAGCCAAAGGTCTCATGACCCTGCAGGCTCTGTATGGCACCATTCCACAGATATACGGGAAAGGAGATTGTGCACGG CTTGTTGCCAACATGATGTTGAGAATGAAGAGAGAGTTTGCTGGCAGTCAGAATCAGATCCTGCCCGTGTTTGATAGTCTTCTTCTCCTTGATCGTAACGTTGACCTGCTCACCCCTCTGGCCACGCAGCTCACCTATGAGGGTCTCATTGATGAGATTTATGGAATCAATAATG GTTATGTCAAGCTGCCTCCTGAGAAGTTTGCGCAGAAGAAGCAAGGTGAAGCGAGTAAAGATTTACCAACAGAGCCCAAGAAGTTACAGCTCAACTCAGCAGAGGAGCTGTACGCAGAAATCCGGGACAAAAATTTTAATGCTGTTGGAGCAGCACTCAGCAAGAAGGCCAAAATAATATCTGCTGCCTTTGAG GAGCGCCATAATGCTAAAACAGTGGGCGAAATAAAGCAGTTTGTCTCTCAGCTGCCTCACATGCAGGCAGCGCGAAGCTCTCTGGCTAACCACACTTCTATAGCCGAGCTGATCAAAGACATCACAA CGTCCGAGGCCTTCTTTGATAATCTAACAGTGGAGCAGGAATTTATGACTGGTGTGGACACAGACAAg GTGAACACGTATATAGAAGACTGTATTGCCCAGAAGGATCCCCTGATCAAAATCCTGCGTCTGGTGTCTATGCAGTCAGTCTGCAACAATGGCCTCAAGCACAAGGTGTTGGACTACTACAAGAGAGAGATTCTCCAG ACCTATGGTTATGAGCACATGCTCACGCTAAACAACCTAGAGAAGGCTGGTCTTTTGAAGCCACAGACAAGCTCGCGGAATAACTACCCCACTATTAGAAAAACCCTTAAACTGTGGATGGAGGATGCCAACGAGCAG AACCCCAACGACATCTCATATGTGTACAGTGGCTACGCTCCACTTAGCATCCGCCTGACTCAGATCTTGGCGCGACCTGGGTGGCGCAGCATCGAAGAGGTGCTGAAAATGCTTCCCGGCCCCCACTTTGAGGAGAGACAGCAGCTTCCTTCTGGGCTTCATAAGAAAC GTCAGCAGGGAGAGAATCGGACAACGCTGGTGTTCTTCCTCGGTGGAGTGACGTATGCAGAAATAGCCGCTCTCCGTTTCCTCTCCCAGGTGGAAGACAGCGGGATGGAGTATGTTATAGCCACCACGAAGCTCATAAATGGCACAACTTGGATCAAATCCCTCATGGACCGCCCTGAATGCCAGGCACAATGA